One window of Chryseobacterium indologenes genomic DNA carries:
- a CDS encoding DUF5694 domain-containing protein, producing the protein MKTIIYIFLLCLSTSVFAQTKPSDYFKNPKTKVLVVGSFHFDYPNLDANKINKEDQIDVLSPKTAKEVTELVEYIKKFKPTKIAIEAWPNWNANQKLKEYSEGKLRDKRDERYQLAMRIANELKINELFSIDAESIWDDLQKQFGKTDSTFFNNLSKDYDFSSDDVISQQFNRFFKSSEPKNFKSLLDTFIYMNSKESHQYGYGAYLSGDFKLREHDGADMLALYWYSRNLRMFRNIQNIPHNSEDRILVIAGNGHAAVLRQLFTSSAEYEFIEFSSLK; encoded by the coding sequence ATGAAAACCATTATTTATATTTTCCTATTATGCCTGTCTACATCTGTTTTTGCTCAGACAAAACCTTCAGATTATTTTAAAAATCCAAAGACTAAAGTGCTGGTGGTGGGTTCTTTCCATTTTGATTATCCTAATCTTGATGCTAATAAAATCAATAAGGAAGATCAGATAGATGTTCTTTCACCCAAAACCGCAAAGGAAGTCACTGAGCTCGTAGAATATATCAAAAAATTTAAGCCTACGAAGATTGCTATTGAAGCCTGGCCAAACTGGAATGCCAATCAAAAGCTTAAAGAATACAGCGAGGGCAAACTCCGGGACAAAAGAGACGAACGGTATCAGCTTGCTATGAGAATCGCCAATGAACTTAAAATCAATGAACTTTTCAGCATTGATGCGGAATCTATTTGGGATGATCTTCAGAAGCAGTTTGGAAAAACCGATTCTACATTTTTTAATAACCTCAGCAAAGATTATGATTTTAGTAGTGATGATGTGATTTCCCAGCAGTTTAACCGTTTCTTCAAGAGTTCTGAACCTAAGAATTTCAAATCGCTCTTAGACACTTTTATTTATATGAATTCAAAAGAAAGTCATCAATACGGATATGGTGCTTATTTAAGCGGAGATTTTAAACTAAGAGAACATGATGGTGCCGATATGCTTGCCCTTTACTGGTACAGCAGAAACCTGAGAATGTTCCGCAATATTCAAAACATACCGCACAACAGCGAAGACAGAATTCTTGTGATTGCAGGAAATGGCCATGCGGCAGTATTAAGACAGCTTTTCACATCTTCAGCAGAATATGAATTTATCGAATTTTCTTCATTGAAATAA
- a CDS encoding TonB-dependent receptor plug domain-containing protein, with translation MHNFKKRIFVPSIALISTFYYAQTDTLQSKKIEDVVILGSRGSGRSLTETPVPVDIINISKILKQSPTNNISQALNYIVPSFSSTSHTVNDGTDFVDPALLRGLGPDQVLVLLNGKRRYQSSLINVTLTPGRGSVGTDLNAIPAFALEKIEVLRDGASAQYGSDAIAGVVNLGLKKRLGLSGQVFLGGYASPVANNFSGGVDGQTISVDLNYGAKIGKSGFFNVTGSAQYRDPYSRAGVREGDIFNAYNAINYRALQDGVNIDGLYKNITNTPNTQQIINTIKQYAAQVDYFGNDFQSQISGANSISELQDLLRRDFTSQELNHRGLERKDFSLRAGQSKLQSGQLFFNSEIPVNDEWKIYSFGGYSYRLGNAGGFYRLPNNERNINAVTPNGYLPQIEATVNDYSLAAGIKGKWNGWNVDFSNTFGKNTFGFGVVNTYNASLTDSSPRTFDAGGSEFSQNTVNLDFSKKYDVLKGLNIAFGGEYRHENYKVNAGKENSYASYDIYGRVVTANTPENEKVTDFFDKVRPAGAQVFPGFSPENAVSGNRNSVAAYADAELEVTDGWLLEGALRYENYSDFGSTFNYKVATNVKLAPNLNWRGAVSTGFRAPSLAQIYYSSTSTLIQQGKTTQVGTFRNNSEAAQALGIPKLKQETSQSYSTGITWKIPALSLTFTADAYLIKIKDRVVLTDLFYRPDGSFTPGSDQAVLQSAFDLARASAANFFANAVDSQTKGLDITISQNSKISSAVSLENNLGVNFNQTKRIGDIHASPKLVSQIDNYFSEPNRVYFEEAVPRVKATLSNTLRFSAFTFVLRNSFFGKVTDADVVDANFDGVTGSTEHFILNSRLVTDLSVGYDFNKNISATIGSNNILNILPSKSPGISSLTADNQFVYSRQVSQYGIGGRFLFARIEFRF, from the coding sequence ATGCACAATTTCAAAAAAAGAATCTTTGTTCCTTCTATCGCGCTCATTTCTACATTTTATTACGCACAGACGGACACTTTACAATCTAAAAAAATAGAAGATGTAGTAATCCTTGGATCAAGAGGCTCCGGAAGATCATTGACGGAGACCCCTGTTCCTGTAGATATCATTAACATATCAAAAATTTTAAAACAGAGTCCTACTAATAATATCAGCCAGGCTTTAAATTATATCGTACCCTCATTTTCATCCACTTCTCACACCGTTAATGATGGAACTGATTTCGTAGATCCAGCTCTTTTAAGAGGGTTAGGTCCAGATCAGGTTTTAGTTTTGTTAAACGGAAAAAGAAGATACCAATCTTCATTGATTAATGTTACCCTTACGCCGGGAAGAGGTTCTGTGGGAACTGATCTTAATGCCATTCCAGCTTTTGCTTTAGAGAAAATTGAAGTTTTAAGAGACGGTGCTTCTGCCCAATATGGTTCCGATGCTATTGCCGGAGTCGTTAACCTGGGATTGAAAAAAAGACTTGGACTTTCCGGACAGGTATTTTTAGGTGGATATGCTTCACCTGTTGCCAATAATTTCTCCGGAGGAGTGGATGGACAGACCATTTCTGTGGATCTTAATTATGGAGCTAAAATAGGAAAGTCCGGGTTTTTTAATGTTACCGGTTCTGCCCAATATCGTGATCCATATTCCAGAGCAGGAGTGAGGGAAGGAGATATCTTTAATGCTTATAATGCAATTAATTACAGAGCATTACAGGATGGAGTTAATATTGATGGATTATATAAAAATATTACCAATACTCCCAATACTCAGCAGATTATCAACACGATTAAACAGTATGCAGCCCAAGTAGATTATTTTGGGAATGATTTTCAGTCTCAGATCTCAGGGGCAAACAGCATTTCTGAGCTTCAAGATTTATTAAGGAGAGATTTTACCTCCCAGGAGCTTAATCACAGAGGATTGGAGAGAAAAGATTTCAGTCTGAGGGCAGGACAATCTAAACTACAGTCAGGGCAGCTCTTTTTCAACTCTGAAATTCCTGTGAATGATGAATGGAAGATTTATTCATTTGGAGGCTACAGCTATCGTCTTGGAAATGCAGGAGGCTTTTACCGTCTTCCTAATAATGAAAGAAACATCAATGCCGTTACTCCCAATGGATATCTTCCTCAGATTGAAGCAACCGTAAATGATTATTCACTTGCTGCCGGAATTAAAGGAAAATGGAATGGCTGGAATGTGGATTTCAGTAATACATTCGGGAAAAATACCTTTGGTTTCGGAGTGGTAAATACCTATAATGCTTCGCTTACAGACAGTTCTCCAAGAACATTTGATGCCGGAGGATCTGAATTTTCACAAAATACCGTCAATCTGGATTTCTCCAAAAAATACGATGTGCTGAAAGGTTTGAATATAGCATTCGGAGGTGAATACCGACATGAAAATTATAAAGTCAATGCAGGAAAAGAAAATTCTTATGCTTCTTACGACATTTATGGACGTGTAGTAACCGCTAACACTCCTGAAAATGAAAAAGTTACCGATTTCTTTGACAAAGTAAGACCAGCTGGGGCTCAGGTTTTTCCAGGCTTCAGTCCGGAAAATGCAGTTTCAGGAAACAGAAACAGTGTCGCTGCTTATGCTGATGCAGAGCTAGAGGTTACTGACGGATGGCTGTTGGAAGGAGCCTTACGATATGAGAACTATTCAGACTTCGGGTCTACATTTAATTATAAGGTGGCAACGAATGTAAAGCTGGCTCCCAATCTGAACTGGAGAGGAGCGGTTTCCACAGGATTCAGAGCGCCTTCTTTAGCACAAATCTATTATAGTTCCACTTCTACGTTGATTCAGCAGGGGAAAACAACACAAGTAGGTACTTTCAGAAATAATTCTGAGGCTGCACAGGCATTGGGCATTCCCAAATTAAAACAGGAGACTTCACAATCTTACAGCACGGGAATTACCTGGAAGATTCCGGCATTAAGCCTGACCTTCACAGCAGATGCTTATTTAATAAAGATTAAAGATAGGGTAGTGCTTACAGATCTTTTCTATCGTCCTGATGGTAGTTTTACTCCAGGTTCTGATCAGGCTGTTCTGCAGAGTGCTTTTGATCTGGCGAGAGCAAGTGCTGCTAACTTTTTTGCCAATGCTGTAGATTCTCAGACGAAAGGTTTGGATATTACCATTTCTCAGAACTCAAAAATCTCATCGGCAGTTTCTTTGGAGAATAATTTAGGAGTCAATTTTAATCAAACCAAAAGAATCGGGGATATCCATGCATCTCCTAAATTGGTGAGCCAGATCGATAATTATTTCTCAGAACCGAACAGAGTGTATTTTGAAGAAGCTGTTCCACGTGTAAAAGCTACCTTATCCAATACTTTAAGATTTTCCGCCTTTACTTTTGTACTGCGTAATTCTTTCTTCGGTAAAGTGACAGATGCAGATGTTGTGGATGCTAATTTTGATGGGGTAACAGGAAGCACAGAGCATTTCATTCTGAATAGCCGTCTGGTGACAGATTTATCTGTAGGATATGATTTTAATAAAAATATTTCTGCCACCATCGGAAGTAATAATATCTTAAATATACTGCCTTCCAAAAGCCCAGGTATAAGCTCTTTAACAGCTGATAATCAGTTTGTCTATTCCAGACAGGTTTCCCAATATGGGATAGGAGGAAGGTTCTTATTTGCAAGAATTGAATTCAGATTCTAA
- a CDS encoding outer membrane beta-barrel protein, with product MKKTIFALSLLSSIFVFSQEKNNKPQEKQIEGVVITKTKKAVEQKADRTIFDFSEQPQLNNGNVLEGIKKLPGLVSTDIAGMMYQGKMLEVYLNGRPLNITSNELNSFLEGMPANSVERIEVITQPGAEFPATSGGAIMNIITNKNANKYLTATYSGNYSFTNYDKYRSRTTNSVNLNARNKYFGWQLNVGQNYRESMLNGQQDELLTSHTDRYGRGYFAKSGLTFDLGQDRLLLNYDIYHNNNDNYTLSNGHGDLPFENNPKDLREAFYTSSDVAHTNSLRQEAVVTYQKRFADKSQKLDFQFGYTRSNSKFAQDNYFQNGTFVIPANTPINSAMSGLKDILNNESVMNIANFKVDYAQPIKLLDGGKVSFGGLYEKQDYDTESFGLTNLEYQRQTASTYLEFQAKLKKFDFTLGSRAENYDISGVTRYFDKDAKLVEANLIPFNKFKFFPNASVQYNMMNQVYIAANYNRKISLPSISALNPNNVTFSGPSTEVNGNPNLQPTIFDNYEIKVSAFDYAFIGYSVSSASNQVAQIIRKDGRKLFNEQVNISNMKIHNFNVGLPVPFMIFSKPLSEIMKFDFNPDKINFMYLYAGYQKHEIDNLNNKGFWIFNIMTQILLPKDIKMTANYSYLTPKAGYFYFTAEKPFNNSLDITLTKKFMNNRLTLSVFANDIFNGQMMQVRSNPPSGTPVMISSKYDTRNFGFSINYKIPTRNKLAKEDPNILNQTKKEDNGGVMQQAQ from the coding sequence ATGAAAAAAACGATTTTCGCTTTATCTTTATTAAGCTCTATTTTTGTTTTTTCACAGGAAAAAAATAATAAACCTCAGGAAAAGCAAATTGAAGGTGTAGTCATCACCAAAACTAAAAAAGCCGTTGAACAAAAGGCAGACCGTACCATTTTTGACTTTTCCGAGCAACCTCAGCTGAACAACGGAAACGTTTTGGAGGGAATTAAAAAACTTCCGGGACTTGTATCTACCGACATCGCAGGAATGATGTATCAGGGAAAAATGCTTGAAGTATATCTTAACGGAAGACCACTGAATATCACATCCAATGAATTGAACTCTTTCCTGGAAGGAATGCCTGCCAATTCTGTAGAAAGAATTGAAGTGATCACTCAGCCCGGCGCTGAATTTCCAGCCACTTCCGGAGGTGCGATCATGAATATCATCACGAACAAAAATGCCAATAAATATTTAACTGCTACTTATTCAGGTAATTATTCTTTTACAAATTACGACAAGTATAGAAGCAGAACGACCAACTCCGTTAATTTAAATGCCAGAAATAAATATTTCGGATGGCAGCTGAATGTAGGACAAAACTACCGTGAAAGCATGTTAAACGGTCAGCAGGATGAACTTTTAACGAGTCATACGGACAGATACGGACGCGGATATTTTGCAAAGTCAGGATTAACTTTTGATTTAGGGCAGGACAGATTATTATTAAACTATGACATTTACCACAACAATAATGACAACTACACTTTAAGTAACGGTCATGGAGATTTGCCTTTTGAAAATAATCCAAAGGATTTAAGAGAGGCATTTTATACTTCTTCGGATGTTGCCCATACCAATAGTTTGAGACAGGAAGCAGTTGTAACCTATCAGAAACGCTTTGCTGACAAATCTCAGAAGCTGGATTTCCAATTTGGTTATACAAGGTCTAACAGCAAGTTCGCTCAGGACAATTATTTCCAGAACGGTACATTTGTAATACCTGCAAACACTCCTATCAATAGCGCTATGAGTGGCTTAAAAGATATTCTGAACAATGAATCTGTGATGAATATTGCCAACTTCAAAGTAGATTATGCCCAGCCTATCAAGCTTCTTGATGGCGGAAAAGTAAGCTTTGGAGGATTATATGAGAAGCAGGATTATGATACGGAAAGTTTTGGCTTAACCAATCTTGAATATCAGAGACAGACGGCTTCAACTTATCTGGAGTTCCAAGCTAAATTGAAAAAGTTTGATTTTACATTGGGTTCCCGTGCTGAAAACTATGATATTTCCGGGGTAACAAGATATTTTGATAAGGATGCAAAACTTGTAGAGGCTAATCTGATTCCCTTCAATAAATTTAAATTTTTCCCGAACGCAAGTGTGCAGTATAACATGATGAATCAGGTTTATATTGCTGCGAACTACAACAGAAAAATCAGTTTACCAAGTATTTCTGCCCTGAACCCGAATAACGTAACGTTCTCCGGACCAAGTACGGAGGTAAACGGTAACCCGAATCTGCAGCCCACAATTTTTGATAATTATGAAATAAAAGTATCTGCATTTGATTATGCATTTATCGGGTATAGCGTAAGCTCGGCAAGTAATCAGGTGGCACAGATCATCAGAAAAGACGGAAGAAAACTCTTTAATGAACAGGTGAATATTTCAAATATGAAAATTCACAATTTCAACGTTGGGCTACCTGTCCCTTTTATGATTTTCAGTAAGCCTTTGAGTGAGATCATGAAATTTGATTTCAATCCCGACAAAATCAACTTCATGTACTTATACGCAGGTTATCAGAAACATGAAATCGACAATCTGAATAATAAAGGATTCTGGATTTTCAATATCATGACTCAGATTCTTTTGCCTAAAGACATCAAAATGACAGCCAATTACAGCTATCTGACGCCAAAAGCAGGATATTTCTACTTCACGGCAGAGAAACCATTCAACAACTCTCTTGATATCACATTGACGAAGAAGTTTATGAATAACCGTCTGACACTATCTGTTTTTGCGAATGATATTTTCAACGGACAGATGATGCAGGTACGTTCTAACCCGCCATCTGGAACTCCGGTAATGATCAGCAGCAAGTATGACACGAGAAATTTCGGATTTTCTATCAACTATAAAATTCCAACGAGAAATAAGCTGGCGAAAGAAGACCCGAATATCCTAAATCAGACGAAAAAAGAGGATAACGGAGGCGTAATGCAGCAGGCACAATAA
- a CDS encoding HesA/MoeB/ThiF family protein, giving the protein MKKEDYFSRYSRQIFIEEIGLEGQKKIMASKVLVIGAGGLGSPVIQYLAAAGVGTLGIADFDEVELHNLNRQIIHTEERVGFSKVKSAKKFVENLNHQVTLNGIEEKLNERNAEEILSQYDVIVDGSDNFSTRYLVNDTCVNLKKTLVYGSILGFSGQISVFNHNGSKNLRDIFPEPPFDKDVPDCDSLGVLGALPGIIGSMMAFQTLKIITDLPVSINQLTLVDTLDWRFQTIDF; this is encoded by the coding sequence ATGAAAAAAGAAGACTATTTTTCACGGTACAGCCGGCAGATATTTATTGAAGAAATAGGATTGGAAGGACAAAAGAAAATAATGGCTTCAAAAGTCCTTGTCATAGGTGCAGGAGGCTTGGGAAGTCCTGTTATTCAATATCTGGCCGCTGCAGGAGTAGGAACTCTGGGAATTGCAGACTTTGATGAGGTTGAACTTCATAATCTGAACCGACAGATCATTCATACTGAAGAAAGGGTAGGATTTTCAAAAGTAAAGAGTGCTAAGAAATTTGTAGAAAATCTTAATCATCAGGTTACATTGAATGGGATTGAGGAAAAACTCAATGAAAGAAACGCTGAAGAAATTCTTTCTCAGTACGATGTTATCGTGGATGGTTCAGACAATTTTTCAACAAGATATCTTGTAAATGATACCTGCGTGAATTTAAAAAAGACTTTGGTCTACGGAAGCATTCTGGGATTCTCAGGACAGATATCTGTATTTAATCATAACGGAAGTAAAAATTTAAGAGATATTTTTCCTGAACCGCCTTTCGATAAAGATGTGCCGGATTGTGACAGCCTTGGTGTATTGGGAGCTCTTCCCGGAATCATAGGCAGCATGATGGCTTTTCAGACGCTGAAAATTATCACGGATCTTCCGGTGAGTATTAATCAGCTGACATTGGTAGATACGCTGGACTGGAGATTTCAGACGATAGATTTTTGA
- the thiH gene encoding 2-iminoacetate synthase ThiH — MKSFKDVFERYQWEEVKNKLEKVTLADVRNSLQKKTKNLDDFLNLLSPAASQELELMAGMTQILTQKRFGKTIQLYAPLYLSNECQNICTYCGFSLDNQLKRKTLSDMELMIEASVLKSMGVNHVLLVSGEANKIVGVPYFQNAVRKLKPHFSNISIEVQPLMEEEYRLLHEEGVHSVLVYQETYHQDVYREYHPKGKKSNFHFRLETPDRIGRAGIHKIGLGVLLGLEDWRVDSFFNALHIDYLQKQYWKSKFSVSFPRLRPAEGIIEPNFIMEDKDLLQLICAYRIWNEDLEISISTRENEVFRNNIVSLGATAMSAGSKTNPGGYAVDKESLEQFETSDERSMDEIRLMIKKAGYDPVMKDWDSVYSGI, encoded by the coding sequence ATGAAAAGCTTTAAAGATGTTTTTGAACGTTATCAATGGGAGGAAGTAAAGAATAAGCTTGAAAAAGTAACTCTGGCTGATGTAAGAAACAGTCTTCAGAAAAAGACTAAAAACCTTGATGACTTTCTGAATTTGCTTTCACCAGCCGCTTCTCAGGAATTGGAACTGATGGCGGGAATGACACAGATCCTTACCCAAAAACGATTCGGAAAAACCATTCAGCTCTATGCTCCGTTGTATCTCAGCAATGAATGCCAGAATATCTGCACCTACTGCGGATTCAGTCTTGATAATCAACTGAAAAGGAAAACACTTTCCGATATGGAGCTGATGATCGAAGCATCAGTATTGAAATCTATGGGAGTGAATCATGTATTGCTGGTGAGTGGTGAAGCCAATAAAATAGTTGGAGTTCCTTACTTTCAGAATGCTGTCCGTAAGTTAAAACCTCATTTTTCCAATATTTCCATTGAAGTTCAACCCTTAATGGAAGAAGAATACAGATTGCTTCATGAGGAGGGAGTACATTCTGTTTTGGTATATCAGGAAACCTATCATCAGGATGTTTACAGAGAATATCATCCGAAAGGTAAAAAATCAAATTTCCATTTTCGCCTGGAGACTCCGGATAGAATAGGAAGAGCGGGCATTCATAAAATTGGACTCGGAGTTCTCCTTGGACTTGAAGATTGGAGAGTAGATAGTTTTTTCAATGCTTTACACATTGATTATCTTCAGAAACAGTATTGGAAAAGTAAATTCTCTGTTTCCTTTCCAAGGCTCAGACCAGCAGAAGGAATTATCGAACCCAATTTTATCATGGAAGACAAAGACCTTCTTCAACTCATTTGTGCCTACAGAATCTGGAATGAAGACCTTGAAATTTCCATTTCTACCAGAGAAAATGAAGTCTTCAGAAATAATATAGTGTCTCTGGGGGCTACTGCAATGAGTGCAGGCTCAAAAACCAATCCGGGTGGCTATGCCGTAGATAAAGAATCTCTGGAACAGTTTGAAACCAGTGACGAACGAAGTATGGATGAAATCAGACTCATGATCAAAAAAGCAGGTTACGATCCTGTCATGAAAGATTGGGATTCTGTTTATAGTGGAATTTAA
- a CDS encoding thiazole synthase: protein MNHQKLEIAGRTFESRLFLGTGKFGSLRDMVQSVIASETDMVTMALKRIDAQSSEDDLLDSLRETNVHLLPNTSGARTAKEAVLAAQLAREALETNWVKLEIHPDPKYLLPDPIETLYATEELAKLGFVVMPYIHADPVLCKRLEDAGTAVVMPLGAPIGTNKGLRTQDFLEIIISQSNVPVVVDAGIGAPSDAAKAMEMGADAVLVNTAIAVAKNPLNMAVAFKEGVIAGRRAFESGLGAIANHAEASSPLTSFLFE, encoded by the coding sequence ATGAACCATCAGAAATTAGAAATAGCAGGAAGAACTTTTGAATCAAGACTGTTTTTAGGAACAGGAAAATTTGGAAGTCTGAGAGATATGGTACAGTCTGTCATCGCATCCGAAACTGATATGGTGACTATGGCATTAAAAAGAATTGATGCACAATCCAGTGAAGATGATCTTCTCGATTCATTAAGAGAAACAAATGTTCATCTTCTGCCTAATACTTCAGGAGCCAGAACCGCAAAGGAAGCTGTATTAGCAGCACAATTGGCCAGGGAAGCACTGGAAACAAACTGGGTAAAACTGGAAATTCATCCCGATCCGAAATATTTGTTACCAGATCCTATTGAAACTTTATATGCAACTGAAGAACTTGCGAAACTGGGATTTGTGGTGATGCCTTACATTCATGCCGATCCTGTTTTATGCAAACGTCTTGAAGATGCCGGAACCGCTGTGGTAATGCCTTTGGGAGCACCCATCGGAACGAATAAAGGATTAAGAACACAGGATTTTCTGGAAATAATCATCAGTCAGAGTAACGTTCCTGTCGTAGTAGATGCAGGAATCGGGGCACCATCAGATGCAGCAAAAGCCATGGAAATGGGAGCAGATGCAGTTTTGGTGAATACCGCCATTGCTGTTGCTAAAAATCCGTTGAATATGGCTGTGGCTTTTAAAGAAGGAGTTATTGCCGGAAGAAGAGCTTTTGAATCAGGGTTGGGAGCCATTGCTAATCATGCTGAAGCTTCAAGTCCGCTTACTTCGTTTTTGTTTGAATAA
- a CDS encoding thiamine phosphate synthase — protein MEKLQYISQGNTIQEQEFHIRKALDNGIKWVQVRWKNAPENELIHLCEISKQLCSEYQSVCIINDHVQIAKEIDADGVHLGLNDSAIEEARLILGENKIIGGTANTLSDVIQRINESCDYIGLGPLRFTTTKEKLSPVLGFEGYQNIINGLREKSIDIPKIFAIGSVGLEDIFPLQEIGIYGVAISGIITKKPTIINELKKVMI, from the coding sequence ATGGAAAAATTACAATACATATCACAAGGAAACACAATACAGGAACAGGAATTTCATATCCGAAAAGCCCTTGATAACGGAATCAAATGGGTACAGGTAAGATGGAAAAATGCTCCTGAAAATGAATTGATTCATCTTTGTGAAATATCAAAACAACTTTGTTCAGAATATCAATCGGTTTGCATCATCAATGATCATGTACAAATAGCGAAAGAAATTGACGCCGATGGTGTGCACTTAGGCTTAAATGACAGCGCCATCGAAGAAGCAAGATTGATCTTAGGTGAAAATAAAATCATTGGTGGAACAGCCAATACCCTTTCAGACGTTATCCAGAGAATCAATGAATCTTGTGATTATATCGGTTTAGGACCATTGAGATTTACTACAACCAAAGAAAAACTAAGCCCTGTTCTCGGGTTTGAAGGCTACCAGAATATCATTAACGGATTAAGAGAAAAATCAATAGATATTCCCAAAATATTTGCGATCGGAAGTGTTGGCCTTGAAGATATTTTCCCGTTACAGGAGATCGGAATTTATGGTGTTGCCATATCCGGGATTATTACAAAGAAGCCGACCATTATTAATGAACTAAAAAAAGTAATGATATGA
- a CDS encoding hydroxymethylpyrimidine/phosphomethylpyrimidine kinase — MQERPYVISIAGFDPSGGAGLLSDSKTFEQSKVMGLGVCTALTLQTASKCLSLEWRPIDEVTEAIHVLMETYPVSAVKIGIVKDAEFLNKIVETVQKGNLHVKVVWDPVLKSTSEFNFFDLETLSQLKTVVNKLSLITPNYNEYNVLKEKNLLPDSNKCSLLIKGGHRDDHLGTDVLVENEKEIVLQPNSHNEEYFPKHGSGCVLSSAITAELAKGENMKTACRNGKLYIEKFLKSNSSLLGTHS, encoded by the coding sequence ATGCAGGAACGTCCTTATGTCATAAGTATCGCTGGTTTCGATCCCAGCGGTGGAGCAGGCTTATTATCAGATAGTAAAACCTTTGAGCAATCAAAAGTAATGGGGTTGGGAGTATGTACAGCATTGACATTACAAACTGCTTCCAAATGCTTAAGTCTGGAATGGCGACCTATAGATGAAGTCACCGAAGCCATTCACGTGTTGATGGAAACCTATCCCGTATCTGCCGTGAAAATAGGAATAGTGAAGGATGCTGAATTTCTGAATAAAATTGTAGAAACTGTTCAAAAAGGAAATCTTCATGTGAAAGTCGTCTGGGACCCCGTTCTGAAAAGCACTTCCGAATTCAATTTCTTTGATCTTGAAACCCTTTCTCAATTAAAAACGGTTGTTAATAAACTCAGTTTGATAACTCCCAATTACAATGAGTACAATGTTTTAAAGGAAAAGAATCTTTTACCGGATTCCAATAAATGCTCATTGCTGATCAAAGGAGGGCATAGAGATGATCATTTAGGAACGGATGTTTTAGTTGAAAACGAAAAAGAAATTGTTTTACAACCCAACAGCCATAATGAAGAATACTTTCCTAAACATGGTTCGGGCTGTGTTTTATCATCAGCCATTACAGCAGAACTCGCCAAAGGTGAAAATATGAAAACTGCCTGCCGAAATGGGAAACTATACATCGAAAAATTTTTAAAAAGCAATTCCTCTTTACTGGGAACGCATTCATAG
- a CDS encoding thiamine phosphate synthase, which yields MILVITPELMVPKETDSINQMFQEGLDLLHIRKPWISRNEMTELITRIDEAFYPQLVLHTHYDLGKEYNISRFHFREMDRKQGRYQSFAEENNISTSVHDITAYNTLEKEWEYAFISPFFPSISKKGYGLDSTIKEEIIHRNNLDVKLIALGGIDEDNIHEVFESDVDGAALLGAIWESEEPLKVFKKCRNVLMS from the coding sequence ATGATCCTCGTTATCACTCCTGAGCTGATGGTTCCAAAGGAAACTGATAGTATCAATCAGATGTTTCAGGAAGGACTTGATTTGCTTCATATCCGAAAACCATGGATCAGCAGGAATGAAATGACTGAATTGATTACCCGGATTGATGAAGCTTTCTATCCTCAGCTGGTACTGCATACGCATTACGATCTCGGAAAGGAATATAATATTTCAAGGTTTCACTTCAGGGAAATGGATCGGAAGCAAGGGAGATATCAATCTTTTGCAGAGGAAAATAATATTTCAACTTCAGTACATGATATCACAGCCTACAATACGTTGGAGAAAGAATGGGAATATGCTTTCATAAGCCCATTCTTTCCAAGTATTTCCAAAAAAGGATATGGTTTGGATTCTACCATTAAAGAAGAAATAATCCATAGGAATAATCTGGACGTGAAATTGATTGCTCTTGGGGGAATTGATGAGGATAATATTCATGAAGTTTTCGAATCAGATGTAGATGGAGCGGCTTTATTAGGTGCCATCTGGGAAAGTGAAGAACCTTTAAAAGTATTTAAAAAATGCAGGAACGTCCTTATGTCATAA